In Candidatus Rokuibacteriota bacterium, a genomic segment contains:
- a CDS encoding serine hydrolase produces the protein RNRVVAPGATDNSRKGQPRDLRPPGTHFEYNDVRVNRLALSLLQVFRRPLPEVLYARVMAPIGASDTWQWHGYRDAWVEIDGVRMPSVSGGGHWGGGLWASTRDHARFAYLVHRRGLWAGKTLVPADWIDALRTPSPANPGYGLLWWLNTGRALYPSAPAASLFALGGGAHVLWLDPDHDLVMVARWVDKPEVDGLLARILASLAG, from the coding sequence CGCAATCGGGTGGTCGCGCCGGGGGCCACCGACAACTCGCGCAAGGGCCAGCCGCGCGACCTGCGCCCCCCGGGCACCCACTTCGAGTACAACGACGTCCGCGTCAACCGGCTCGCGCTGTCGCTCCTCCAGGTCTTCCGGCGGCCGCTGCCCGAGGTGCTCTACGCTCGCGTCATGGCGCCCATCGGGGCCTCCGACACGTGGCAGTGGCATGGCTACCGCGACGCGTGGGTGGAGATCGATGGGGTGCGGATGCCGTCGGTGTCGGGCGGCGGCCACTGGGGGGGCGGGCTCTGGGCCAGCACGCGCGACCACGCCCGCTTCGCCTACCTGGTCCATCGCCGCGGCCTCTGGGCGGGGAAGACGCTCGTGCCCGCCGACTGGATCGACGCCCTCCGGACGCCGTCGCCGGCCAATCCGGGCTATGGCTTGCTCTGGTGGCTCAACACGGGCCGCGCCCTCTACCCGAGCGCGCCGGCGGCGAGCCTCTTCGCCCTCGGCGGGGGCGCGCATGTCCTCTGGCTCGATCCCGACCACGACCTCGTCATGGTCGCGCGCTGGGTGGACAAGCCCGAGGTGGACGGGCTCCTCGCGCGCATCCTCGCCAGCCTCGCCGGCTGA